In Zingiber officinale cultivar Zhangliang chromosome 6A, Zo_v1.1, whole genome shotgun sequence, a single genomic region encodes these proteins:
- the LOC121997341 gene encoding trafficking protein particle complex subunit 1-like, with the protein MQFFSGSSVVDVSLSPTAPPGTATGHAGNNANVLYIFNRNGVCLLYREWHRLLRTLDASQDQKLMFGLLFSLRSFTAKMDPVSADKGNLGVPLLPGQGCSFYSFRTNTYKLSFMESPSGIKLILITHPKTGDHRESLKHIYNLYVEYVVKNPLYVTGTPIKSELFTTNLDQYVKTLI; encoded by the exons ATGCAGTTCTTCAGCGGCTCCTCGGTGGTTGACGTCAGCCTGTCCCCGACGGCGCCTCCCGGGACGGCCACTGGCCACGCCGGGAACAACGCCAACGTGCTCTACATCTTCAACCGCAACGGCGTCTGCCTTCTCTACCGCGAGTGGCACCGCCTCCTCCGCACCCTCGATGCCAGCCAGGACCAGAAGCTCATGTTCGGACTCCTCTTCTCCCTCCGATCCTTCACTGCCAAGATGGATCCGGTCAG CGCGGATAAGGGCAATCTCGGGGTGCCACTTCTTCCGGGCCAAGGTTGTTCCTTTTACAGTTTTCGGACCAATACGTATAAACTGAGCTTCATGGAAAGCCCGTCCGGGATAAAG CTTATTCTAATTACACACCCAAAGACTGGTGATCATAGAGAATCTCTGAAGCATATTTACAACCTTTACGTGGAGTATGTTGTAAAGAATCCTCTATACGTCACTGGGACTCCAATCAA GTCTGAACTCTTCACTACCAACCTCGACCAGTATGTGAAAACATTGATCTAG
- the LOC121997340 gene encoding uncharacterized protein LOC121997340, protein MASSRRSSGSACPFRRSIAPAEGRSGFASSSTSLSACSPATFFHHHQRSASSTRVHLAGAGSTLAPSVLFSSNSRSASTARSIATGADKRSSPARRRTCLCSPSTHPGSFRCHLHKGLNLREAGGSTVAAASPSNRLNARRSAMANSLVRIGAVEGELVKRALSALIRPSSHQQRRRVAFQPRPSRLSRMSKAEDP, encoded by the coding sequence ATGGCGTCTTCTAGAAGGTCCTCGGGATCCGCATGTCCTTTCCGGCGGTCGATTGCCCCGGCGGAGGGCCGCTCCGGCTTCGCCTCGTCCTCCACCAGCCTCTCCGCTTGCTCGCCTGCTACCTTCTTCCACCATCACCAGCGATCCGCCTCCTCCACCCGCGTCCACCTCGCCGGTGCCGGATCTACCCTCGCCCCCTCCGTGCTCTTCTCCTCCAATAGCCGGTCTGCCTCTACCGCTCGCTCCATTGCCACGGGGGCTGACAAACGATCTTCCCCTGCTCGACGGCGTACCTGCCTCTGTTCACCCTCCACCCACCCCGGATCCTTCCGATGCCACCTCCACAAGGGCCTCAACCTCCGCGAAGCCGGCGGCTCCACCGTCGCCGCTGCTTCGCCGTCGAACAGGCTCAACGCGAGGAGGTCCGCGATGGCCAACTCACTGGTCCGGATCGGAGCGGTGGAGGGAGAGTTGGTGAAGCGCGCCCTCTCCGCTCTCATCCGCCCGTCCTCCCACCAGCAGCGTCGGCGGGTTGCTTTCCAACCCCGCCCTAGCCGCCTCTCCCGGATGTCCAAGGCTGAAGATCCCTAA